In Phreatobacter cathodiphilus, the genomic window GGCGGCCTGCGCGACGCCGGCAACGTGATCCGGCTCAAGGTCGTCACCATGGAGGCGAAGCCCCGCGTCCTCGAACTGACCGGCGACGACCTCGCCAAGGTCGCCCACGCCTACGGCACCAACGGCATCATCACCGAGGTGGAGATGCCGCTCGGCCCCGCCTATCCCTGGACCGACCTCTTCCTCGGCTTCGATAGCTTCGAGCGGGCGGCGGCCTTCGCCAACCTCCTCGGCGAGGCCGACGGGATCGCCAAGAAGAACGTCGCCGTCATCGCCGCCCCGGCGCCGCAGACCTATTTCCTGCGCCACCAGGACTATATGGCGCCGGGCCAGCACGTGGTGGTCGCCGTCGTCGCCGATTTCGCCGTCGACGCGGCGCTGAACCTCGCCGCCAAGGAGGGGGCCGAGCTGCTGCTGCGCTCCGACAAGCTCGCCGACGAGGAGCGCCGCAAGCTCCCTCCCGGCTTCGAGCTGACCTGGAACCACACCACGCTCCGGGCGCTGCGCGTCGATCCGGCCATCACCTATCTCCAGGTGCTCTACCCCTTCCCGGACCAGGTGAAGCTCTCCGCCTCCATCGCCGAGCGCTTCGGCGACGAGCTCATCAGCCACCTCGAATTCGTCCGCTTCGACGGCAAGGTCACCTGCTTCGGCCTGCCGATGGTGCGCTTCACCACGGAGGAGCGGCTCGAGGAGATCATGAAGATCCACGAGGACATGGGCGCGCCGATCTTCAACCCGCACCGCTACACGCTGGAGGAGGGCGGCATGAAGCAGACGGATGCCGTCCAGCTCGCCTTCAAGAAGGAGGCCGATCCCCAGGGGCTGCTCAATCCCGGCAAGATGATCGCCTGGGAGGACCCGAGCTACGACTACAACGCCGGCGGCACCTTCCTGTTCAAGGGGCTCGCCGCCGAGGCGAGCAAGGCGTGAGGCTGCGACGGTCCTCCTGATGCGCGTCCTCGTCCTCTACTGCCACCCGAACCCCGAGAGCTACGGCGCGGCGCTCCACGCCGCCGTGGTGCGCAGTCTGACCGCGGCCGGTCACGCGGTCGACGACTGCGACCTCTACGAGGAAGGTTTCGACCCGGTGCTGAGCCGGCAGGAGCGCCTCGGCTATCACGACCTCGCCGGCAACACCGATCCCGTCGCGGACCATGTCCGGCGCCTGCGCGCGGCCGAGGCGCTGGTGCTGGTCTTCCCCGTCTGGAACTTCGGCTTTCCCGCCCTCCTCAAGGGCTACTTCGACCGCGTCTTCCTGCCCGGCGTCTCCTTCGGCCTCGTCGACGGGCGCACCCGGGGCATGCTCTCCGGCATCCGCCGCATCGGCGTGGTGACCACCTACGGCGCCACCTGGATGCGCGCGACGCTGATGGGCAACCCGCCGCGCAAGTTCTGCACCCGCTCGCTGAAGGCCATCACCGGCTTCAACGCCTCCGTCACCTACCGCGCCCACTACGACATGAACCGCTCGACGCCCGCCACGCGCAGCGCCTTCCTGTCGCGGATTGAGACCGAATTCGCGGGTTGGTGAGCCGGCTCGGGTATGTCACGCTCCCGTCACCATTGACGGCGAAACATGCGCCGGCTGCGCATGCGCGGTCGCCGGGGCGCCCATGTCCCGCTGAGGGGGGAATGGCATGACCAAGCCGAAGGACTCCGACAAGGGATCGCGCGAACCCTACCGCAAGACGATCGGCGCCCATATCCAGCATGCCGCGCGCCTTCACCGCACGCTGGTGGCACGCAAGCTCACCATCCTCGGCCTCTATCCGGGCCAGGAGCAGGTGCTGAAGGTCCTCGCCGAGGGCGGCGACATGACCATGGGCGAACTCGCCGCCGCGCTGCGCGTGCGCCCGCCCACTGCATCGAAGACGGTCGGCCGCCTCGCCGCCCAGGGCCTCGTCGAGCGCCGCGGCGGCGGCTCCGCCGACGGCCGCCTCGTCCAGGTCGGCCTCACCGCCGCGGGGGTGGAGAAGTCGGAGGCCATCGACGACCTCTGGTTCGCCGCCGAGGACGAGATGCTGGCCGACATGGACGGCAAGGACGTCAAGCGCCTGCGCAAGCTGCTGCGCCGCATGGAGAAGACGTTGCGCCCTCATGCCGAGGAGCAGCCGGACGACGACGACGAGGCCGAGGAGGCCTGAGCCGCCTCAGCTCTTCGGCGCCATGGCGCGATAGGCCTCGATCACCAGCGCGTCGTCCGCCTTGCCGAGGCCCATGCCGGAGGCGGCGAGGAAGAGCTGGTGCGCGGCGGCGGCGAGGAAGAGCGGCGCCCGCGTGGCGTGGCCGGCGTCCAGCACGATGCCGAGGTCCTTGACGAAGATGTCCACCGCCGAGGTCACCGGCGGGTCCTCCATCAGCATGCGCGGGCCGCGATTGTTCAGCATCCAGCTCCCTGCGGCGCTGGAGCCGTAGATCTCCAGCAGGACCTTCGGATCGAGCCCGGCGCGCTCGCCGAGCGCCAGGGCTTCCGCGGCGGCGGCGATGTGGACGCCGCAGAGGAGCTGGTTGATGGTCTTCACCATGGCGCCGTCGCCGGCCTTCTCGCCGACGCGGAACAGCCGCGAGCCCATGACCGTCAGCACCGACTCCGCCGCGTCGAGCACGGCGGCCGGGCCCGAGGCCATGATGGTGAGCGTGCCGGCCTCGGCGCCGACCACGCCGCCCGAAACCGGCGCGTCGATGAAGCGGCGCTGGCTCTCTTCCACCTTCGCGCCGATGGCGGCGGCACGCGCCGGCGCGCAGGTGGCGCAGAGCACGACGGTGGCGTCCGGCGCCAGCGCCTCCAGCGCCCCGGCCTCGAACAGCACGGCCTCGGCCTGGTCGGCGTTCACCACCATCAGCACCAGCATGTCGGCGCCGGCCGCGGCCTCTTTCGCCGAGGTGCAGGGTTCGCCGCCGTGCTCCTTCAGCCAGGCGAGGGCGGCGGGATTGAGGTCGGTGCCGCGGACCGTGTGGCCGGCCTTCACGAGGTTCGCCGCCATGGGGCGTCCCATGGCTCCGAGGCCGGCAAAGCAGATGGTGGTCATGGTCAGGTTCCGGGCAATGAAACGATTTGCCTGACCGTCATGCCCGGCTCGGCGCCGGGCATCCACGGTTTTCTCAGAAGGGCCGCTATTCCTTCACCGCGCCGGTCATGGCCGACACGTAGTGCTCGACGAAGAAGGCGTAGAGGATGACCAGCGGCAGCGAGCCGACGAGGGCGCCGGCCATCAGCGAACCCCAGCGGAACACGTCGCCGTCGACGAACTCCGAGACGATGGCGGTCGGCACCGTCTTGTTCGGGTTCGAGGAGATGAAGGTCAGCGCGTAGATGAACTCGTTCCAGCACAGGGTGAAGGCGAAGATGAAGGCCGAGATCAGGCCGGGGACCGCCAGCGGGATGATGATCTTCACGAGGATCTGCCAGCGGCTCGCCCCGTCGATCAGCGCGCACTCCTCCAACTCGTAGGGAATGGTCTTGAAATAGCCCATCAGCAGCCATGTGCAGAACGGGATGAGGATGGTGGGATAGGTCAGGATGAGCGCGAAGGGCGTGTCGAACAGGCCGTAGACGTGAATGATGGTCGACAGCGGGATGAACAGGATCGACGGCGGCACCAGATAGGCGAGGAAGATCAGGCCGCCCACCGTCTGCGCGCCGCGATAGCGGATGCGGGTGATGGCATAGGCGGCGAGCACCGAGGCGACGATGGAGAGAAAGGTGGCGCAGACCGCCACGAACATCGTGTTCCACAGCCAGGTCGGATAGTTCGATTCGAACAGGAGTTTGTAGAAGTGGCGGAAGGTCGGCTCGCCCACCCAGAGCGGGTTGCCGCCGTGCAGGTCCAGGAGGTCCTGGTCCGGTTTGATGGACGTGATGAACATCCAGTAGAACGGAAACAGCAGCACGATCATGATGATGAAGAGCGGCAGGTAGACCGTCACGGTCTTGCGCGGCAGGCTCTCCAGATAGCTCATGCCCTCCGAGTGGTCGTCCTTGGCGGTCGACCGGCCGATGGCGGCGAGGGCTGCGGTGGTCTTCGGGTCGGTTCCGGCGGTGGCGGTCATGACAGGGCTCCGTCGGCGGGGGACAGGCGGGGGACGGGCGAGCGGCGCTCAGTCATTGCTCTCACCCTGCTGCCACTTGCGGCGCTGCAGGCCGAACCACGAGAACATGATGGCGGCGAGCAGGAAGGGCACCATGGAGATGGCGATGGCGGCGCCTTCGCCGAGATTGCCGCCGAGAATGCCGCGCTGGTAGGACAGCGTCGCCATCAGGTGGGTGGCGTTCACCGGGCCGCCGCGCGTCATCGCCCAGATCAGCTGGAAGTCGGTGAAGGTGAAAAGCACCGAGAAGGTCATCACCACCGCGATGATCGGGGTGAGCAGCGGATAGGTCACATAGCGGAAGTTCTGCCACTTGGTGGCGCCGTCCAGCGTCGCAGCCTCGTAGAGGGAGGGCGACACGGTCTGCAGGCCCGCCAGCAGGGTGATGGCGATGAAGGGAATGCCGCGCCAGATATTGGCGAAGATGACGACGCACTGGGTGAGGAAGGGGTCGCCCATCCAGTTGATCGGCGAGGAGCGGTCGATGAAGCCGAGCTTCACCAGGCCCCAGGTGATGACCGAGAACTGGGTGTCGAAAATCCACCAGAAGGCGACCGCCGAGAGCACCGTCGGCACGATGAAGGGGATCAGCACCACCGAGCGGATGAAGGCCTTGAAGGGCAGGTTGTTGTTGAGCAGCAGGGCGAGATAGAGGCCGATGGCGAATTTCACCGCCGAGGCGACGAAGGTGAAGACGAGGGTGAAGACGAGGGCATGGATGAAATCCCGGTCGTCGAGGAGCCACTCGAAATTCTCCAGGCCGACGAAGCGCCCCTCGCGGCCGATGCGCGCGTCGGTGAAGCTCATCCACAGGCCCTTGCCCAGCGGGTAGACCAGGAACAGCACCAGGAAGGCCATGGCCGGCACCATGAACCAGAAGCCGAGCCAGTTCCGGTTGACCTTGAGCTGGTCCCACGCCGAGGGCTCGCCCGCGGGGGGACGCGCTGTGGTTCGGGCGATGGCGGCATCGGTCATGACGGTCTCCGGGCGGCTGCGGGAGCGGGGGCGGCGAACCGCCCCCGTCCGGGAATCGTGGTCGGGCGGCGGCGCCGCCCGGCAGGTCAGCGATAGATGCGGCGGAGCTGGCGCTCGGCGACGCGGATCGCGCCCTCCACGTCTTCCTTGCCGGTACAGTGGTTGGCGAAGAGGTCGACCACGATGAAGTCGGCGATGGCGGTTGCCGCCTTCTCGTTGATCGGGCCCTTGTAGCCGGCGGGGAAGGAGCGCTTCGCCGACTCACGGAACACCTTCGCCTTGGGATCGGCGGTCCAGACCGGGTTGTTGTCGTAGGCGTTGAGGAGATGCGTCAGGTAGCCCTGCGCCGCCTCCAGCCAAGGATTGAAGTTCTCGGCCTCCAGGATGAAGGCCATGAAGGCCTTGCAGGCGTTCGGATAACGCGAATAGGTCATGCCGAACATCGGGAAGGCGAGCTGGATCTCGGCCGGCTTGCCGATCGGGCCGATCGGCCAGAAGGCATGGTCCATGTCGGCCGCGATCTCGCGCTGCTTGGCGTCCTGCGAGGCCTTGGCCGCGGCATAGATGGAGATGCCGTTGGCGGTCAGCGAGATTTCGCCGGAGAGGAAGGCGCGGTTGTTGTTGGAGTCGTTCCACGCCGCCGTGCCGGGGATGAACGTGTCCCACAGCTCCTTGGCGTAGCGCAGGGCGGCGCGGGTCTCCGGCGAGTTGATCGTGATCTTCTCGTTCTCGTCCACCTGGGCGGCGCCGTGCGACCACAGCAGCCAGTGCGCGAAGGCGTTGCCGTCGCCGGTGGCGCGTCCGAGCGGGAAGCCCGAGGGCGTGCCCTTCGCCTTCAGCGCCTTGCAGAGTTCGAGGAAGCCCTTGGTGTCCTGCGGGATCTCGTTGAAGCCGGCCGCCTTCACCTGCGAGATGCGGTAGTTGATGTAGCCGCCGTTGACCGCGACGGGAATCGAGATCCACTTGCCGCCGGACTTGCCGTAGGCCTCGGCCAGCGGCACCCAGCCGCCGTATTTCTTGCCGAGATAGTCGGCGACGTCGGTCACCTCGAGGCACTTCTGCGGGAAGAGGTGCGGCACCGAATAGAGCGACCAGATGAGGTCGGGGCCGGTGCCGGTATTGGCGGCGACGGAGGCCTTGGGCTGAACGTCGTCGAAGCTCTCGCTCGACACGTTGACCTTGCAGCCCGTCGCCTGGGTGAAGGCGGCCACCATCTTGTTGAACTGGGCGTCCTCCGCCTCGACGAAGCGGCGCCAGCGCAGGAGGTTCAGCGTCGCGCCGGCCTCCGGCTTGAAGGGCGAGGCCTGCGCCCAGGCTCTGGCCCAGTCGGTCAGGCCGGAGCCGGTGAGGACGCCCGCGGCGGCGGCGCCCTTGACGAGGGTACGGCGAGTGAAGGCAGTCATCGGGTTATCCTCCCATCAGGATCCGGAGCCCATCTTCGCCGTGGGCCTTGCCGGTTGTTGTCGAAGCGGGTTTGCCCCGCCTGTTGGATCGGGCGTCGCCCGGTATCAGTGACGCGCCAGCGTCTTGCCGCTCTGCGCGTCGAACAGATGCGTCACCCGCCGGTCGGTGGCGAGGCGGATCTTGTCGCCGGGCCGGAAGTCGTGGCGCTCGCGGAACACGGCGATGACCTCCTGGCCGTCGAGCCGCGCCACCACCTGGATCTCCGACCCCGTCGGCTCGACCACGACCACCTCGGCTTCCGCCCCGGCTTCGTTGTCGATGAGGAAATGTTCGGGTCGGATGCCGTAGATGGCCGGCGTGCCGGCCGAGGCGGCCGGCGCCGTGCCGAGCGGCAGGCGGGCGCCACCCTCCAGCACGAAGCTCTGCCCGTCGATCTTGCCGCGCAGGAAGTTCATGGCGGGCGACCCGATGAAGCCGGCGACGAAGAGGTTGATGGGGTTGTCGTAGAGATCGAGCGGCGCGCCCATCTGCTCGACGATCCCGTCATGCATGACGACGATCTTGTCGGCCATGGTCATGGCCTCGATCTGGTCGTGGGTCACGTAGACCGTGGTCGTCTTCAGCCGCTGGTGCAGCTCCTTGATCTCGGTGCGCATGGCCACGCGCAGCTTGGCGTCGAGGTTCGACAGAGGCTCGTCGAAGAGGAAGACCTGGGGGTCGCGGACGATGGCGCGGCCCATGGCGACGCGCTGGCGCTGGCCGCCGGAGAGCTGCCGCGGGAAGCGGTCGAGCAGGGCGCCGAGGTTGAGGATCTCCGCCGCGCGCTTCACCTTGGCGTCGATCTCGCTCTGGTCGGCGTTCCTCA contains:
- a CDS encoding NAD(P)H-dependent oxidoreductase, translated to MRVLVLYCHPNPESYGAALHAAVVRSLTAAGHAVDDCDLYEEGFDPVLSRQERLGYHDLAGNTDPVADHVRRLRAAEALVLVFPVWNFGFPALLKGYFDRVFLPGVSFGLVDGRTRGMLSGIRRIGVVTTYGATWMRATLMGNPPRKFCTRSLKAITGFNASVTYRAHYDMNRSTPATRSAFLSRIETEFAGW
- a CDS encoding NAD(P)-dependent oxidoreductase, whose translation is MTTICFAGLGAMGRPMAANLVKAGHTVRGTDLNPAALAWLKEHGGEPCTSAKEAAAGADMLVLMVVNADQAEAVLFEAGALEALAPDATVVLCATCAPARAAAIGAKVEESQRRFIDAPVSGGVVGAEAGTLTIMASGPAAVLDAAESVLTVMGSRLFRVGEKAGDGAMVKTINQLLCGVHIAAAAEALALGERAGLDPKVLLEIYGSSAAGSWMLNNRGPRMLMEDPPVTSAVDIFVKDLGIVLDAGHATRAPLFLAAAAHQLFLAASGMGLGKADDALVIEAYRAMAPKS
- a CDS encoding FAD-binding oxidoreductase, producing MTTGETQKGASSGDARPRYDIDGLKAKLAGIKTEDNANLVRQKSRDFYWYSPTLKRQLDHVVGDLIVSPVSEQEVVRVLAAAHELGIPVTPRGTGTGNYGQAMPLSGGVVLDLSGMNKVLTVQPGRFVAEAGAVIADIDKVARPQAQEIRMHPSTYATASVGGFIAGGSGGVGSITWGGLRDAGNVIRLKVVTMEAKPRVLELTGDDLAKVAHAYGTNGIITEVEMPLGPAYPWTDLFLGFDSFERAAAFANLLGEADGIAKKNVAVIAAPAPQTYFLRHQDYMAPGQHVVVAVVADFAVDAALNLAAKEGAELLLRSDKLADEERRKLPPGFELTWNHTTLRALRVDPAITYLQVLYPFPDQVKLSASIAERFGDELISHLEFVRFDGKVTCFGLPMVRFTTEERLEEIMKIHEDMGAPIFNPHRYTLEEGGMKQTDAVQLAFKKEADPQGLLNPGKMIAWEDPSYDYNAGGTFLFKGLAAEASKA
- a CDS encoding carbohydrate ABC transporter permease, yielding MTDAAIARTTARPPAGEPSAWDQLKVNRNWLGFWFMVPAMAFLVLFLVYPLGKGLWMSFTDARIGREGRFVGLENFEWLLDDRDFIHALVFTLVFTFVASAVKFAIGLYLALLLNNNLPFKAFIRSVVLIPFIVPTVLSAVAFWWIFDTQFSVITWGLVKLGFIDRSSPINWMGDPFLTQCVVIFANIWRGIPFIAITLLAGLQTVSPSLYEAATLDGATKWQNFRYVTYPLLTPIIAVVMTFSVLFTFTDFQLIWAMTRGGPVNATHLMATLSYQRGILGGNLGEGAAIAISMVPFLLAAIMFSWFGLQRRKWQQGESND
- a CDS encoding carbohydrate ABC transporter permease is translated as MTATAGTDPKTTAALAAIGRSTAKDDHSEGMSYLESLPRKTVTVYLPLFIIMIVLLFPFYWMFITSIKPDQDLLDLHGGNPLWVGEPTFRHFYKLLFESNYPTWLWNTMFVAVCATFLSIVASVLAAYAITRIRYRGAQTVGGLIFLAYLVPPSILFIPLSTIIHVYGLFDTPFALILTYPTILIPFCTWLLMGYFKTIPYELEECALIDGASRWQILVKIIIPLAVPGLISAFIFAFTLCWNEFIYALTFISSNPNKTVPTAIVSEFVDGDVFRWGSLMAGALVGSLPLVILYAFFVEHYVSAMTGAVKE
- a CDS encoding ABC transporter ATP-binding protein, yielding MASVDIRDVRKSFGSTAIIHGVSVPIADGEFVVLVGPSGCGKSTLLRMIAGLENITGGEIAIGDRVVNNVPPKERDIAMVFQNYALYPHMTVAANMGFSLKLRNADQSEIDAKVKRAAEILNLGALLDRFPRQLSGGQRQRVAMGRAIVRDPQVFLFDEPLSNLDAKLRVAMRTEIKELHQRLKTTTVYVTHDQIEAMTMADKIVVMHDGIVEQMGAPLDLYDNPINLFVAGFIGSPAMNFLRGKIDGQSFVLEGGARLPLGTAPAASAGTPAIYGIRPEHFLIDNEAGAEAEVVVVEPTGSEIQVVARLDGQEVIAVFRERHDFRPGDKIRLATDRRVTHLFDAQSGKTLARH
- a CDS encoding MarR family winged helix-turn-helix transcriptional regulator, producing MTKPKDSDKGSREPYRKTIGAHIQHAARLHRTLVARKLTILGLYPGQEQVLKVLAEGGDMTMGELAAALRVRPPTASKTVGRLAAQGLVERRGGGSADGRLVQVGLTAAGVEKSEAIDDLWFAAEDEMLADMDGKDVKRLRKLLRRMEKTLRPHAEEQPDDDDEAEEA
- a CDS encoding ABC transporter substrate-binding protein, translated to MTAFTRRTLVKGAAAAGVLTGSGLTDWARAWAQASPFKPEAGATLNLLRWRRFVEAEDAQFNKMVAAFTQATGCKVNVSSESFDDVQPKASVAANTGTGPDLIWSLYSVPHLFPQKCLEVTDVADYLGKKYGGWVPLAEAYGKSGGKWISIPVAVNGGYINYRISQVKAAGFNEIPQDTKGFLELCKALKAKGTPSGFPLGRATGDGNAFAHWLLWSHGAAQVDENEKITINSPETRAALRYAKELWDTFIPGTAAWNDSNNNRAFLSGEISLTANGISIYAAAKASQDAKQREIAADMDHAFWPIGPIGKPAEIQLAFPMFGMTYSRYPNACKAFMAFILEAENFNPWLEAAQGYLTHLLNAYDNNPVWTADPKAKVFRESAKRSFPAGYKGPINEKAATAIADFIVVDLFANHCTGKEDVEGAIRVAERQLRRIYR